The genomic segment CGATGTATCTCCGGGTCACTTAGATGCGCCTCCACGGACCTTTAGCAGGCGCGATGATGGCGTGGTGCGCGAAGCCTCTTCGAGCTgcgaaagtggagaagaggacggcTGCTCCGTTCGTGTGCAGCAAGCTGAAAAAccaagaagacgagacagacacagcaTCGCACGCATGTGCCCGCATGCTCGGCCTCACGCTTTGAACCAGTGTTGGATTCGGTGTCTTCGGGGTAACGGAAGTATCAAATGAAGATCACTCGACACCCATCAAAGGGTTCGTAGCTCTGCGAGCTGGACGACCCTGTTGGCCCTGGAGTGTCTGGGTGTTTTCCGGGAAAGACGACGTGTATCTTTGCACAAGCTGTGCAGACACCATATTgagttttctccttcactACACAATGAAGCACtggagaagcaagaaaaacCCCGTTAGCGCACCTCCAGAACACTTCGCGCGCTGCTGTGGTGACGGGATTGCTCTGCTCTGCACAGAACCTCACGATCAACCGCAAAAACGGGGTGTTCCCCGTTCCTGTCTTTCCTGTCGGCAGTTACCGCGGGAGTCTTTGGTCTTCGCTTACTCAAAAGACGCAGCCTGAACAGCCTCGAAGGCGCCAACGGCGTTCAGAGTAAAGTGGTCTACCAGTTCGTATCGAGTGACCTTGTGAAAAGACTTAAGTGGAATCGACCCCACGGCGTACACGACCCCATTGAGGGCGCCTCCCAGGACTCGGCTGGCTTCATGAACGGCGTGGGCGATTTGGCCAGGCTGAAAAGCGtgacacagaagacagaagacgatTCAACTGTGTGGGGGGATCTTGTTCTGGTCGGCCGCCGTACTCTGAACTGCAGCCCTGTGTACCTCCAATCGAgtaaacagagacatgcaAATGAATTCGCCTTCTGCATTCTTGGCGGCGTCTTGCGAGCGACAGCCTCACAGTAGGTGCTGTTTCTCCGGGACAGTTGCAAAACATAGAGAGctcgtgttttttctcgctctgaGTGatcttgtctcctcccttcctACCTGCATGGCATCACATGTCGCTGTCGACAGCGCTGGAGAGTCTAGCCATTTTGTGAGATGTAACAACGACTCCTCTCGTCGAGAGCACACGTGAACTTTAGCGCCATTGCCTAGAAGCCTCCGTGCGAGGTAAGCTCCTGCTCCTCGGCTACCAAAGATCAGGTAGCGCCGACCCGCGAAATTCATCGTCCTTTTTGATTCCTCCAAATGTTCGGAGCTGTCCCGTGACCTCTTTTCGGTGGACCTCTTTCGCCGCGAGTGCTGAAACACCTGTGCCTCGCAGAGCGTTCAGggtttcgcagttcgcgtGAGCAGTAAAAACACTTTAGGGTGTGCACAAGGCGGAGATGTGTTCCCGAAAAAAAACTCGCGGGAGGGCTTGGGAGAAAAGAGATTGCAAGAAACCTGTCTTTCTGTGCAGCTGTCTACAGAGCTCTGTTGCCGGGCCGCTCACTCTAAACGGCATCCCCACGCAGCGCcagctttttcttttttttgagTGACGTGCGGCTGTTTACCTGCCGTCTTCacgtctcgctctcggccGCCTGAAAGGCACTCGAATAAATCCGCCCGAGACTGCCCCATATCAGCCGGACCCTACGCGGGTCTTTACCAGAGCTAGCTGTCGCCCGGGCGTTTTGCTAGACCGTCGGTAGACAAGATGCGTCGAGCATCCTCCGTCGTCATCTTCAGACACGCCTGAAGTTGAAAGCCTCGCTGAAGCAACGGTACAAGCGGTTACAAGACGAAAGAGCTGACAAGGCGAGTGAATAACTTTGCTACAAATCTTCAACGACTGAAACAGAACGGCTACTTCCTCCACGTTTCCTCGATGTCTTTTTTCCCCAGGTAGAGCAGATTCTTCTCGGATTTTATCTGATAGTGGAAACTTGCTTCTAGCCACTTCGCGGCGACAAGACACTGTCGTGCAAAGAGTTGACGGCTTTCACTGGTGTAAACCTCGCGTGGAAGAGCAACGcgtgtgtgtcttttttcgttctcgtctttAGTGCCTCGAAATTTCTTTTTGCGGAGACAACCGGCCTTCTCCCGGAAAAACGCGCGGAACAGTTCGTAGTCAGCGAGCTGAGAAGTCGATCATCCCCTTCGGTGAGCTAGACTGCGTGGAAAGAACCGAGCAATGCGGTTGtgacctctctctccgctccaAGTTTGCAGACAAAAGCAACATAACTCCAGTTTTGACGCGCGTCGACACGGACTTCACTGTTTGATTTCCCAGACTGACGTTCGTCACAATGAAACTCGGACGCTTAGTGCTGTTAGTTCTCAGTTTTCtggcgctctctctcttctccagtgaGGACGGCTCTGTCCAGGTGGCTGAAGCAGTGAGAATTTTTggccgaaagaaaaagaaggacggacagaaaggagagaaggacaacaaggaagaaaagaaggagaagaagaagcagaaaaagaagaagcgtgaCTACTTCGAAGAAACTGGTGACGGGCGTACACCTGTTGACAGGGTTTTTGAGGAGTGAGTATTTGTCTCGCGGATCTGTGTGCGTTCCAGCGGAATGCTACCGTGTAGATGTGAGTTCAGGGAGAGGCGACTCGAATGCAGATAACTTTCCTGTGCGAGCGAAAGTGTGCTGCGCCGGAAGGCTGCATCTGTTTTCACTTTGAATAACAGACTGAGTTACTCtaacgaaaaaaacagtgcAAATCGCTGAGCCTTTTTCGTTCGTCGTCAGGACGAACTCCTTGGGTTTCCCTGAACCCTTTTCTGCTGATATTTCTGGAGATCTAGGACACGTTTCAGTCAAACTAAGTTACGCGTTTTGAAGACATAGAGGTCACAGCTCTCACTCGAGACTCAGTCGGTTCGTGGACAGAGATTTTCTCGTAGTGGTCGGCGCTCAGATTTTCGTAACTCAAATCAAAGCACTTCagctctccttttttcccgTACTGTTAAAGGGCGGAAAGCAGCTTTCTGCTCGGCAACGAAGTCCCTGATTTTCTTGCGCCCGTCTCCCGACACCACACTAGGAAACGCTTTTTGAGTTCGCACGAAAAAGTGCAGGTACTCCAGTCCACTAGTCAGGGGAGCTAGAGGCGAATTACTACATGTTCGCTTTTGATTCGAGGATGAATGCCTTTGCTGGTGCACCGCTTGGTTTAAAAACGTCGCAAAGAGGCTCCACAAAACTGTTTTCCCTACTGCGTCCGTTTCTCACGGTGAAACGCCAGTCAGTGATCCCCCTTGGACTGATCATTTGCACAGATGCCAAGGAAAGTTCGCGAGAGTGGTTCTTCAGTCTTGCTTGGTGTCGACCATCACGACACATTCTTTTCAGCAGGAACGGCAGTTTTGGAAGTGCTTGCCAACGACGGCGCAGATGCCAGCTGAACTCTGTAGAGAAGAGTGCTCTTTCGTTTTCGGCAGCTTTTAACCCCAGATCTTGCTGACATCCACGCGAAGTCCGGTTACAGCTCTACAGAAAGTCAGAAAACATTTGATAGAACTTGAGTCTAGCAGAACCATGCGCAAACTATTTTACTGGGTTGTCATATCCTCGTAATAGTTGGAGTCACGTTCAGCACAATATAGGTACTAGAGTGCCAGAAGTCATGCAGAACTTTGTTGTGTTCACGCCGAAACAGCGGGATTCAAATTCAGCGTATCCAAGGTACTACGGGGTTTCTGTTTATTCGAAGTGCGTTGCACCAATGTGAACTGAAAAGATCATCGATTGCAACGGTATGGTTTTGACGAGACGGCTCACGTCGGAAACTTCCCACGTTTATGTAGAGAAAGCACTGGTTAACCTGCAGCGCTGCGAAAAACACCTCATTTGGCAAGTCaactggagaggagaactcCGCAACGTTTAGCTGTGTTACGTGTCTGGACATCTCGCATTTTCCGGTCGATATCTGATCTGGATCGCGAAACTTTTTACTCAGGAAATCGTATCTAGATGTGTGTTTCCGACGCAGAACAGCAGGATCACCCCCATGCGCgtcgttgcatgcacgtcTTGCTCAgtgcttctttttccagtTCTAACGTTGCGCGGTGTGTCCTGCCTTTTcttgttcgtttctccctccaCTCCCGAGGCGTTTGCGTCTCGATTTTTCATCCTTCGAAGCCTCGCGTTCTCGAAATTCGTCTTCAGCCCGttggcgtttctctctccagcccCTGCAGAGGCTGTTTGGAGTCCGCCGTGCGTTCGAGTCTGTTCacgttctttccttcgtcgcaGATTTCAGCTGTTGTCTGCGTCAATTTCGCAAGTTCCGCTTCGTTATCCACGGAGGCAAGTCCTCACACAAGGGCAAATGCGTTTTCCTGCGGAGTTGAGGGACTCGTGGAAACTCGACGAAGCCGGCGAATGCGTTGTCGGTGCCTGGGCACCCCAGAGCGgctctcgcatgcagaggtggTTTTCTACAGAGACCAGCGTCTTTCTGATCCCCTTTCCTTTCGCTGAACGACTGTCCcgacgttttcttctttgccttcgcctttttcgcCCAAACAGCCCGCACTTGCAGCCGAACCGCGCCATGAAACGCCCAGGCTTCTTGTagacgcatgcgttcgcTTCGCGCCCAGTGCCTTGAACCCTGCTTTCGGCACGCCTctccggtgtatgtacaccacGATGAGCGCGCCCCCGAGTATTCCCCTCTTCCCGCCTCCAGGAAGCACTGCCGGCTACACGTTTTCGTCTCCAGCGCCGCTGAACTCTGGGGGTCATCTGCGCGCCGGCGGGCATCGCTCGACCTTGAGACTGAGACCGGGAGTGtgctctcctgtctctctcggatCACGCAAGCGCCCTCCGCCGGGGTCTGGCAACGCAGCTTCTGCGCTGACTCTCCCGACGAAGAGCCGGCGCTCTGCAGCTCAAAACAACGTACCCGCGACAAGATCCACGCGAGCCGCGACGGCGGCTTTCCTTCAACACAGCGGCGCGCTGCAGCCCTCGCAGTCGGACTCCGcttcgggtgtatgtacaccctaCCGGGTGGGCCAGGTGCTGACGGACGCCTTGAACCGCctccagaagaaagacaagaaacaaaTCTTCGCAGCAGCAGTCGATAAAACCCTCGTCCCCGACTACTACGTCGTCATTAAGGAGC from the Toxoplasma gondii ME49 chromosome IX, whole genome shotgun sequence genome contains:
- a CDS encoding short chain dehydrogenase family protein, putative (encoded by transcript TGME49_306450), which gives rise to MNFAGRRYLIFGSRGAGAYLARRLLGNGAKVHVCSRREESLLHLTKWLDSPALSTATCDAMQPGQIAHAVHEASRVLGGALNGVVYAVGSIPLKSFHKVTRYELVDHFTLNAVGAFEAVQAASFDLLHTNGAAVLFSTFAARRGFAHHAIIAPAKAAVEALTYEVAAELAPHVRVNCIAPSLVNTSLAANLITRGAHKVTYGSKHPLNRIGEPDDLAAAAAFLLSDDASWITGQVAFETSTCRGHINREDTHSKRQRRRSRCTAF
- a CDS encoding hypothetical protein (encoded by transcript TGME49_306455~Signal peptide predicted by SignalP 2.0 HMM (probability 0.997) with cleavage site probability 0.424 at residue 31), yielding MKLGRLVLLVLSFLALSLFSSEDGSVQVAEAVRIFGRKKKKDGQKGEKDNKEEKKEKKKQKKKKRDYFEETGDGRTPVDRVFEE